A stretch of Triticum aestivum cultivar Chinese Spring chromosome 1D, IWGSC CS RefSeq v2.1, whole genome shotgun sequence DNA encodes these proteins:
- the LOC123182274 gene encoding coatomer subunit zeta-1, which produces METCPSVKNILLLDSEGKRVAVKYYTDDWPVLSAKLAFEKSVFVKTQKASSGAEAEIVMFDGQIVVYKFIQDLHFFVTGGDEDNELILASVLQGFADAIDIILRNNVDKRTALENLDLILLCLDEIVDGGIVLETEGSVIAEKVLAHGAEGATSIAEQTIVQALTTAREHFAKSLLM; this is translated from the exons ATG GAGACCTGCCCGTCGGTGAAGAACATTCTGTTGCTGGACTCCGAGGGGAAACGCGTCGCCGTCAAGTACTACACGGATGACTGGCCCGTGCTCTCGGCGAAGCTGGCCTTCGAGAAGTCGGTCTTCGTCAAGACCCAGAAAGCAAGTTCTGGAGCAGAGG CTGAGATTGTAATGTTTGATGGTCAAATTGTTGTGTATAAGTTCATCCAAGACCTGCATTTTTTTGTTACTGGAGGAGACGAGGACAATGAACTTATTTTAGCATCAGTTCTTCAGGGATTTGCTGATGCCATTGACATTATTCTTAG AAATAATGTCGACAAAAGAACAGCTCTTGAAAATCTGGATCTAATCCTATTATGCCTTgatgaaattgttgatggagg GATTGTCCTAGAAACAGAAGGAAGTGTGATAGCTGAAAAGGTACTAGCTCATGGAGCAGAGGGTGCCACATCAATCGCCGAGCAG ACTATAGTTCAGGCCCTAACAACAGCAAGAGAGCACTTTGCCAAATCTCTGCTAATGTGA